Genomic window (Trueperaceae bacterium):
CCGAGGTCGTCGGCCGCCAGGTCTTGCCCGCTTCCGAAGGCGAGTTCGCTTCACTGCCCGAACACATGCCCCCGCCGCTCGCGACCGCCCTACACGAAGCCGGCATCACCCGCCTCTACCGTCATCAGCGGGAAGCGATAGATGCGGTCGAAGCAGGCGAGAACGTGCTCCTCACGACCGGAACAGCCAGCGGCAAGAGCCTGGCCTATCAGCTCCCGGCCCTGGCGAAGCAGCTGAACGACCCGGCGGCCACGGTCCTGATGCTCTACCCCACCAAGGCGCTGGCTCACGACCAGGGGCGGTCGTTCTCCGAGCTCGCAGTTGGCGCGGGCCTGTCCGGCGACACGGTAGCGAGCTACGACGGCGACACCCCTTCCGGTCGAAGGCCGCAGATCCGGTCCACGGTCAGGAGCCTGATCACCAACCCGGACATGCTCCACGCCGGCATCCTCCCCCACCACACACTGTGGCGCCGTTTCCTCGAGGGCCTCTCTCTGGTCGTCGTCGACGAGATCCACTCCTACCGCGGCGTCTTCGGCGGTCACATCGCGGGTGTCCTGCGTCGCCTCATGAGGGTCGTGCGGCACTACGGGGCGAGGCCGTCCTTCGTCTTGACCAGCGCCACCCTGGGCAACCCGCTCGACCACGCACTCAATCTGAGCGGGACTCCGGTCCGCCATATCGCTGCCGACACCGCTCCCCACGGAGAGCGCGAACTGCTGCTGGTGCAGCCGCCGCTGGTGAACGCGGAACTGGGCTTGCGCAGGCCGGCGCTACAGGAGGCGGTGAGCATCGCACAGCGGCTGGTGAACAGCGGCAAGCAGGTCCTCGTCTTCTGCGGCTCCAGACAGGGGGCAGAGGAAGCCGTTCTGGGCCTGCGCCAACGGGTTGCCGGCGTCCGCTCCTACCGAAGCGGGCTCCTACCGAAGGAGCGCCGCGCCATCGAGGAGGAGCTGCGGAGTGGTGAAGCGCGTGCGGTGGTGTCCACGAACGCGCTGGAGTTGGGCGTCGATGTCGGCAGCGTCGATGCGGTTGTGGTGGCCGGCTACCCGGGCTCGGCAGCTGCCTTCCGCCAGCAGGTGGGGCGTGCCGGCCGGCGCGGCCGTCCCGGCACCGGCATCCTGGTCCTGGGCGGCGGACCGCTCGACCAGTACCTGGCCAGGCACCCGGAGCACCTCTTCGGCGCTTCGTCCGAACGTGCCCTGATCGACCCCGACCACCTGCTGATCGCGCTCGATCACCTGCGCTGCGCCGCCTTCGAACTTG
Coding sequences:
- a CDS encoding DEAD/DEAH box helicase, whose amino-acid sequence is MSEEVALASGPADILRLVAPSGAEVVGRQVLPASEGEFASLPEHMPPPLATALHEAGITRLYRHQREAIDAVEAGENVLLTTGTASGKSLAYQLPALAKQLNDPAATVLMLYPTKALAHDQGRSFSELAVGAGLSGDTVASYDGDTPSGRRPQIRSTVRSLITNPDMLHAGILPHHTLWRRFLEGLSLVVVDEIHSYRGVFGGHIAGVLRRLMRVVRHYGARPSFVLTSATLGNPLDHALNLSGTPVRHIAADTAPHGERELLLVQPPLVNAELGLRRPALQEAVSIAQRLVNSGKQVLVFCGSRQGAEEAVLGLRQRVAGVRSYRSGLLPKERRAIEEELRSGEARAVVSTNALELGVDVGSVDAVVVAGYPGSAAAFRQQVGRAGRRGRPGTGILVLGGGPLDQYLARHPEHLFGASSERALIDPDHLLIALDHLRCAAFELAVSDEESFGGYEPEAVWLLMRQLQEEGEAHLAGGRAYWLGQTYPAQEVGLRSAANDQVTLVSGEKTIGIVDAASSRWMVHQDAVYLHDGEPYLVEELDLERRIARLQPTGDRYLTRATRETRIDPAGELQQEPVTGASKFMGEVVVTDKVVGYRRIVRQTFETLGRYPLDLEPTTLHTVAYGFSPTEETVEMLRRQGSWSNDANDYGRSWPAIRSAAKRRDGFRCQVCGTAEGNGSVLHVHHKIPFRAFASAEQANRLDNLATLCPGCHRQAEQGVRVRSGLAATAYALRSLAPLLVMCDAQDLGVHSEPASSLAAGAPALVIYETVPGGVGLAQELAQRHEELVGAARDLVAHCSCEDGCPACVGPAGELGHAGKGEAAALLGALT